The Desulfuromonas versatilis genome has a segment encoding these proteins:
- a CDS encoding Bax inhibitor-1/YccA family protein: MRTTNPVLKEKVFSQSLPGVETMTLQGAVNKTVALLALIVIGAAWTWNLLYNQGPQAVMPWMMTGLIGGAVVALVTIFKANWAPALAPAYAVLEGLALGGISGFFEARFPGIVLQAVALTFGVAFCLLMAYKSRLIQATQNFRLGIVAATGGIFVVYLAGWIGSFFGWQIPYIHESGVVGIGFSLFVVVIAALNLVLDFDFIERGDGVAPKYMEWYAAFGLVVTLVWLYLELLRLLSKLRSR; encoded by the coding sequence AAGTCTTCAGCCAGTCTCTGCCAGGGGTCGAGACCATGACCCTGCAGGGGGCGGTGAACAAGACCGTGGCCCTGCTGGCCCTGATCGTGATCGGCGCCGCCTGGACCTGGAACCTGCTCTACAACCAAGGTCCCCAGGCGGTCATGCCCTGGATGATGACCGGGCTGATCGGCGGGGCCGTCGTCGCCCTGGTCACGATCTTCAAAGCCAACTGGGCGCCGGCCCTGGCGCCCGCCTATGCGGTGCTGGAAGGACTGGCCCTGGGGGGAATCTCCGGCTTCTTCGAGGCGCGTTTCCCAGGAATCGTTCTGCAGGCCGTGGCTTTGACCTTCGGGGTGGCCTTTTGTCTGCTGATGGCCTACAAGTCGCGCTTGATTCAGGCGACCCAGAACTTCCGCCTCGGCATCGTCGCCGCCACCGGCGGGATTTTCGTGGTCTACCTGGCCGGGTGGATCGGCTCCTTCTTCGGGTGGCAGATCCCCTATATCCACGAATCGGGCGTGGTCGGCATCGGCTTCAGCCTGTTCGTGGTAGTGATCGCGGCCCTCAACCTGGTGCTCGATTTCGACTTTATCGAGCGGGGTGACGGCGTGGCGCCGAAATACATGGAGTGGTACGCGGCCTTCGGCCTGGTGGTGACCCTGGTCTGGCTTTACCTGGAGCTTCTGCGCCTGCTTTCGAAACTGCGTTCCCGCTGA
- the ligA gene encoding NAD-dependent DNA ligase LigA, translated as MVLWLLPWLFTLLLLPAPVGAGGPCPELAEDTAAKRIARLGAEIQHHNRLYYQELRPEISDAEYDRLFAELVHLEECFPGLASADSPTGRVGGGRVADDTRVVHERPMLSLTSGSGPEAVEKLLGRLEGEREGEVALLVQPKVDGLPVELIYQKGELVSAATRGDGQAGEDVTARAREIPGVPLQLHGGFPARLVVRGEVYADLELYRRQRGGLAGTYATPRHLAAGALRAGQPNVEGTACLRLFTFEWVNPVPQNGPPESDLLALQRLRDWGFPVLLEHTHRARSLGDVRSVYRHYLREREEQPFAMDGIVVKADSLALRNRLGEGSRAPLWAAAWKFPPATAVTRVVAVEWSVGRTGRRTPVAIVNPVKIGGIRVQRVSLHSQSEVVRLGVAPDDEVVVALVGDVIPQLTEVIGRASGERAELEIALDGVKPKAGQCLRESAACREQFVARVTHFASREGLGISGLGRGRIERLVEAGLIGGLPDLFRLRASEIAAVPGFGDRSAENLVAAIRVVGRPPLYRLVAALGIPGVGQATARRLGEHFATLADLLAADEQALSSIPGIGVVTAGAIRSFFRSQGGVRLVEGLRALGITGERVGTEPRG; from the coding sequence ATGGTTCTTTGGCTCCTTCCCTGGTTATTCACCCTGTTGCTGCTGCCCGCTCCAGTGGGGGCCGGTGGGCCCTGCCCCGAACTTGCGGAGGATACTGCCGCTAAACGGATCGCGCGCCTGGGGGCCGAGATCCAGCATCACAACCGCCTCTATTACCAGGAGTTGCGTCCGGAAATATCCGATGCGGAGTATGATCGGCTGTTCGCCGAGTTGGTCCACTTGGAAGAGTGCTTTCCCGGACTGGCCTCGGCGGATTCGCCGACCGGGAGGGTCGGCGGCGGCAGGGTCGCGGACGATACGCGGGTGGTCCATGAGCGCCCGATGCTCAGCCTGACTTCGGGAAGCGGGCCCGAGGCGGTGGAAAAACTGCTTGGACGGCTTGAGGGGGAGCGGGAGGGCGAAGTGGCGCTGCTGGTTCAGCCCAAGGTCGACGGCCTTCCGGTGGAGCTGATCTATCAGAAGGGCGAACTGGTGTCAGCAGCGACTCGCGGCGACGGACAGGCGGGGGAAGATGTCACTGCCCGGGCCAGGGAGATTCCGGGGGTTCCCCTGCAATTGCACGGCGGGTTCCCCGCCAGGTTGGTGGTGCGCGGGGAGGTTTATGCCGACCTGGAACTCTATCGCCGGCAACGGGGGGGCTTGGCCGGGACCTATGCGACCCCCCGGCATCTGGCCGCAGGGGCGTTGCGCGCCGGGCAGCCCAATGTAGAAGGCACCGCCTGCCTGCGGCTATTTACCTTCGAGTGGGTCAATCCAGTTCCCCAAAACGGACCTCCAGAGAGCGATTTACTCGCCTTGCAGCGGCTGCGGGATTGGGGTTTCCCGGTACTTCTCGAGCACACCCATCGGGCGCGATCACTCGGTGACGTGCGTTCGGTCTACCGGCATTATCTTCGTGAGCGCGAGGAGCAGCCATTCGCCATGGACGGCATTGTGGTCAAAGCAGACTCCCTGGCGCTGCGCAACAGACTGGGGGAGGGCAGCCGGGCTCCTCTGTGGGCCGCGGCCTGGAAATTTCCGCCCGCAACCGCCGTCACCCGGGTGGTCGCGGTCGAATGGAGCGTCGGCCGCACCGGTCGCCGCACCCCGGTGGCCATCGTGAACCCCGTGAAAATCGGCGGAATCCGCGTGCAGAGGGTTTCCCTCCACAGCCAGTCCGAGGTGGTCCGGCTCGGGGTTGCCCCCGACGACGAGGTGGTTGTCGCCCTGGTCGGGGACGTCATCCCCCAACTGACCGAGGTGATCGGGAGGGCCTCCGGCGAGCGGGCGGAGTTGGAGATAGCCCTGGATGGGGTGAAACCCAAGGCAGGCCAGTGCCTGCGGGAATCCGCCGCATGCCGCGAGCAGTTCGTCGCACGAGTGACCCATTTTGCCTCGAGGGAAGGGTTGGGGATTTCCGGCTTGGGCCGGGGGCGCATCGAACGGCTGGTGGAAGCTGGGCTGATCGGTGGTCTTCCCGATCTGTTCCGCTTGCGGGCCAGCGAGATCGCTGCCGTACCCGGGTTCGGGGATCGCTCGGCGGAAAATCTCGTCGCTGCCATCCGCGTAGTCGGCCGGCCGCCGCTATACCGCCTGGTGGCCGCGCTGGGGATTCCCGGTGTCGGCCAGGCAACCGCCCGCCGGTTGGGCGAGCATTTCGCGACCCTGGCTGATTTGCTGGCTGCCGATGAACAGGCGCTCTCCAGCATACCCGGGATCGGTGTCGTGACGGCGGGCGCTATCCGCTCCTTTTTCAGGTCGCAGGGCGGGGTGCGATTGGTGGAGGGGTTGAGGGCCCTGGGGATAACCGGCGAGCGGGTAGGAACCGAACCGCGCGGGTAG
- a CDS encoding efflux RND transporter periplasmic adaptor subunit, with protein sequence MTKRILITLLGLILLIAGIAGIKTLQIRKMIAQGSQFVPPPEIVTTAVAEKDSWESLLTAVGSLEAVRGVTVSAELSGKVVGIEFEAGSTVQKGDILLRQDTSSEKARLPGAEAAVALARSNLDRYRELLQQRVISQAEYDSFSATYKQAVAEADNIRATIEKKTVRAPFGGRLGIRLVNLGQILNEGEAIVSLQAPDPIYANFLLPQQDLTQLGVGMAVRVTTDALPGETIEGTITAINPEVDAATRNIRLQATVPNPGEKLRPGMFASVAVVRPVQDPVLTIPATAVLYAPYSDSVFVVEEKPAEQGAEAGKVLRQQFVRLGRKHGDFVAVASGLEEGETVVSTGVFKLRNGQAVVVDNTLSPEFKLAPTVENN encoded by the coding sequence ATGACAAAACGCATACTGATTACCCTGTTAGGTCTCATCCTGCTGATTGCCGGCATCGCCGGCATCAAAACCCTGCAGATTCGAAAAATGATCGCCCAGGGGAGCCAGTTCGTGCCGCCGCCGGAAATCGTGACCACGGCGGTTGCCGAAAAGGATTCCTGGGAATCGCTGCTGACCGCCGTCGGCTCTCTGGAGGCGGTGCGCGGCGTCACGGTTTCCGCCGAACTCTCCGGCAAGGTGGTCGGTATCGAGTTCGAAGCGGGGAGCACGGTCCAGAAGGGGGATATCCTGCTGCGCCAGGACACCTCTTCGGAGAAAGCCCGCTTGCCCGGCGCCGAGGCCGCGGTCGCCCTGGCCAGGAGCAATCTGGACCGGTATCGGGAACTGCTCCAGCAGAGGGTGATCTCCCAGGCCGAGTACGATTCGTTTTCCGCGACCTACAAGCAGGCGGTGGCCGAGGCGGACAACATTCGCGCCACCATCGAGAAGAAAACCGTGCGTGCACCGTTCGGCGGCAGGCTGGGGATTCGTCTGGTCAACCTTGGGCAGATCCTTAACGAAGGGGAGGCCATCGTATCGCTGCAAGCGCCCGACCCGATCTATGCCAATTTCCTGCTCCCCCAGCAGGACCTGACGCAACTCGGGGTGGGGATGGCGGTTCGGGTCACCACCGACGCTTTGCCGGGAGAGACCATCGAAGGGACCATCACTGCAATCAACCCCGAAGTGGACGCCGCCACCCGCAACATCCGCCTGCAGGCCACGGTTCCCAACCCCGGGGAAAAGCTGCGCCCGGGGATGTTCGCCAGCGTCGCCGTGGTGCGCCCGGTGCAGGATCCGGTGCTGACCATTCCGGCCACCGCCGTGCTCTATGCCCCGTACAGCGACTCGGTGTTCGTGGTCGAAGAGAAGCCTGCCGAGCAGGGGGCTGAAGCTGGGAAAGTTCTGCGCCAGCAGTTCGTGCGCCTGGGGCGCAAGCACGGGGATTTTGTCGCCGTGGCCTCAGGCCTGGAGGAAGGCGAAACGGTGGTGAGCACCGGCGTGTTCAAACTGCGCAACGGCCAGGCGGTGGTGGTGGACAACACTCTGTCCCCCGAGTTCAAGCTGGCGCCGACGGTGGAGAATAACTGA
- a CDS encoding efflux RND transporter permease subunit, whose protein sequence is MKFTDLFIRRPVLSLVVSLVIIIAGLQAIRSLNVRQYPLSENATVTVTTVYVGASADLVRGFITTPLERAIAAADGIDYLQSESKLGLSTIKVRLKLNYDSTKALAEISSKVDQVRNDLPPEAEVPIINIESADSQFASAYLSFTSDVLLQNEITDYLVRIVQPRLSAIEGVQRADILGARTFAMRIWLKPERMAAFNITPVQVRQALAANNFLSAVGQTKGSLVQVNLTANTDLRSVEEFKRLVVREQGGAIVRIEDIAEVVLGAEDYDAEVRFSGQTAVFMGIWPLPNANSLDVIKRVSAEMEAIQKDLPSGMQARVAYDATAYIDSAIHEVLKTLGDTLLIVVVIIFLFLGSFRSVLIPVVAIPMSLIGAVFLMQAFGFTINLLTLLAIVLSVGLVVDDAIVVVENVERHLSLGESPLNAALLGARELVGPIIAMTITLAAVYAPIGLQGGLTGSLFREFAFTLAGAVTISGVVALTLSPMMSAKLLKPGIEEHGLALRIAKGFKWFRGLYGRMLDVTLGTRPAVYLVWIVISLLAVPMFTMSPVELAPTEDQGVIFGILDASANSTLDQTSRYAAAANDAFMGVPETDFTFQITFPTGGFGGMVTKPWEQRERTVFEIMPEVQQKLMAIPGIRMFPVTPPALPGGGQFPVEFVIASTAEPEQILQFAQQIQLKAMQSGMFAFPPIIDVKIDQPQSEIVIDRDKVADLGLNLEQVGADMGSMLGGNFVNRFNIAGRSYKVIPQIQRVDRLNPEQLKNIYVTGPSGQLIPLSTIATIESTTVPRSLNRFQQLNAVMISGVAVRPLHEALTYLEDQAAKILPQGYVLDYTGESRQLRTEGNRFLPAFGLAVVLIFLVLAAQFNSFRDPFVILAGSVPLAMFGALLFTFLKIPDPSVAFWTHGWTTTLNIYSQVGLVTLVGLVSKNGILIVEFANKLQEQGLTKRQAVHEAALTRLRPILMTSAATIAGHFPLTLVTGAGAAARNSIGLVLVGGMAVGTLFTLFIIPAIYMLIARDHSRDRVAEAELAEPQKA, encoded by the coding sequence ATGAAATTCACCGATCTCTTCATCCGCCGCCCGGTTTTGTCGCTGGTGGTCAGCCTGGTGATCATCATCGCCGGACTGCAGGCGATCCGCTCGCTCAACGTGCGTCAGTACCCGCTGAGCGAGAACGCCACGGTCACCGTCACCACCGTCTACGTGGGGGCCAGCGCCGACCTGGTGCGCGGCTTCATCACCACGCCCCTCGAGCGGGCCATCGCCGCGGCCGACGGCATCGACTATCTCCAGTCCGAGAGCAAGCTGGGGCTTTCGACCATCAAGGTGCGGCTCAAGCTCAACTACGATTCGACCAAGGCTCTGGCGGAGATCAGCTCCAAGGTGGACCAGGTGCGCAACGACCTGCCGCCCGAGGCCGAAGTCCCCATCATCAACATCGAGTCGGCCGACAGCCAGTTCGCCTCGGCCTACCTGAGCTTCACCTCCGATGTGCTGCTGCAGAACGAGATCACCGACTACCTGGTGCGTATCGTCCAGCCGCGCCTCTCGGCCATCGAGGGGGTGCAGCGGGCCGACATCCTCGGCGCCCGCACCTTCGCCATGCGCATCTGGCTCAAGCCCGAGCGGATGGCCGCCTTCAACATCACCCCGGTGCAGGTGCGCCAGGCGCTGGCCGCCAACAACTTCCTCTCCGCCGTCGGCCAGACCAAGGGTTCGCTGGTCCAGGTCAACCTGACCGCCAACACCGACCTGCGCTCGGTGGAGGAGTTCAAGCGCCTGGTGGTGCGCGAGCAGGGCGGCGCCATCGTGCGCATCGAGGACATCGCCGAGGTGGTGCTGGGTGCCGAGGACTATGACGCCGAGGTGCGCTTCTCCGGGCAGACCGCGGTGTTCATGGGGATCTGGCCCCTGCCCAACGCCAACTCCCTCGACGTCATCAAGCGGGTGTCGGCGGAAATGGAAGCGATCCAGAAGGACCTGCCCAGCGGCATGCAGGCCCGGGTCGCCTACGACGCCACGGCCTACATCGACAGCGCCATCCACGAGGTGCTCAAGACCCTGGGCGACACGTTGCTGATCGTGGTGGTCATCATCTTCCTGTTTCTCGGCTCTTTCCGCTCGGTGCTGATCCCGGTGGTGGCCATCCCCATGTCGCTGATCGGCGCGGTGTTCCTGATGCAGGCCTTCGGCTTCACCATCAACCTGCTGACCCTGCTGGCCATCGTGCTCTCCGTCGGCCTGGTGGTCGACGACGCCATCGTCGTCGTGGAGAACGTCGAGCGCCATCTGAGCCTCGGCGAATCGCCGCTCAACGCCGCGCTGCTCGGGGCCCGCGAACTGGTCGGGCCGATCATCGCCATGACCATCACCCTGGCGGCGGTCTACGCCCCCATCGGCCTGCAGGGCGGGCTGACCGGCTCCCTGTTCCGCGAGTTCGCCTTCACCCTGGCCGGGGCCGTCACCATCTCCGGGGTGGTGGCCCTGACCCTCTCGCCGATGATGTCGGCCAAGCTGCTCAAGCCCGGGATCGAGGAGCACGGCCTGGCTCTGCGCATCGCTAAGGGCTTCAAATGGTTCCGCGGGCTTTACGGGCGCATGCTCGATGTAACCCTCGGCACCCGCCCGGCGGTCTACCTGGTCTGGATCGTGATCAGCCTGCTCGCGGTCCCCATGTTCACCATGTCGCCGGTTGAACTCGCTCCCACCGAGGACCAGGGGGTCATCTTCGGCATCCTCGACGCCTCGGCCAACTCGACCCTGGATCAGACCAGCCGCTACGCGGCGGCGGCCAACGACGCCTTCATGGGCGTTCCCGAGACGGATTTCACCTTCCAGATCACTTTCCCGACCGGCGGCTTCGGCGGCATGGTGACCAAACCCTGGGAGCAGCGCGAGCGCACCGTTTTCGAGATCATGCCGGAAGTGCAGCAGAAACTCATGGCCATTCCGGGGATCCGCATGTTCCCGGTGACGCCCCCGGCGCTGCCCGGCGGCGGCCAGTTCCCCGTGGAGTTCGTCATCGCCTCCACCGCCGAGCCCGAGCAGATCCTGCAGTTTGCCCAGCAGATCCAGCTCAAGGCCATGCAGAGCGGCATGTTCGCCTTCCCGCCGATCATCGACGTCAAGATCGACCAGCCCCAGTCCGAAATCGTCATCGACCGCGACAAGGTGGCCGACCTCGGGCTCAATCTCGAGCAGGTGGGCGCCGACATGGGCTCGATGCTGGGGGGCAATTTCGTCAACCGCTTCAACATCGCCGGGCGCAGCTACAAGGTCATCCCGCAAATCCAGCGGGTCGACCGGCTCAACCCCGAACAGCTGAAGAACATCTACGTCACCGGCCCCAGCGGTCAGCTGATCCCGCTGAGCACCATCGCCACCATCGAAAGCACCACGGTCCCCCGTTCGCTGAACCGCTTCCAGCAGCTCAACGCCGTGATGATCAGCGGCGTGGCGGTGCGCCCCCTGCACGAAGCGCTCACCTACCTGGAGGACCAGGCGGCCAAGATCCTCCCCCAGGGCTACGTACTCGACTACACCGGGGAGTCGCGCCAACTGCGCACCGAGGGCAACCGCTTTCTGCCGGCTTTCGGCCTGGCGGTGGTGCTGATCTTCCTGGTGCTGGCGGCCCAGTTCAACAGCTTTCGCGACCCCTTCGTCATCCTCGCCGGTTCGGTGCCGTTGGCCATGTTCGGCGCGCTGCTCTTCACCTTTCTCAAGATCCCCGATCCGAGCGTCGCCTTCTGGACCCACGGGTGGACCACCACCCTCAACATCTATTCCCAGGTCGGACTGGTGACCCTGGTGGGGCTGGTCTCGAAAAACGGCATCCTTATCGTCGAGTTCGCCAACAAGTTGCAGGAACAGGGGCTGACCAAGCGCCAGGCGGTGCACGAGGCGGCCCTGACCCGCCTGCGGCCGATTCTCATGACCAGCGCGGCGACCATCGCCGGGCACTTTCCGCTGACCCTGGTCACCGGCGCCGGCGCCGCGGCGCGTAATTCCATCGGTCTGGTGCTGGTCGGCGGCATGGCGGTCGGCACCCTGTTCACCCTGTTCATCATCCCGGCCATCTACATGCTTATCGCCCGGGATCATTCGCGGGATCGCGTCGCGGAGGCCGAGTTGGCCGAGCCGCAGAAGGCTTGA
- a CDS encoding isochorismatase family protein, translating to MSQDISRFKLDKDKAALVVVDVQEKLIPAMPEKVYRQTLKSIQFLVEGARHLKLPVVATEQYPKGLGRTVSDLAQACQDKLVEKVSFGCCGEPSFLETLKSLGRSQIIVTGMEAHVCVYQTVLGLLDAGYHVHLVRDAIISRGKIDYLNALENAARAGATVTTAETALFQLMGASTAPEFKAISALVKNR from the coding sequence ATGAGCCAGGATATTTCCCGTTTCAAGCTTGACAAGGATAAAGCCGCGCTGGTGGTGGTGGACGTGCAGGAGAAGCTGATCCCCGCCATGCCCGAAAAAGTCTACCGGCAGACGCTGAAAAGCATCCAGTTCCTGGTCGAGGGGGCCCGCCATCTCAAGCTGCCGGTGGTGGCCACCGAGCAGTACCCCAAGGGGTTGGGGCGCACGGTTTCCGATCTGGCCCAGGCCTGCCAGGACAAGCTGGTGGAGAAGGTCAGCTTCGGCTGCTGCGGGGAGCCGAGCTTTCTCGAGACGCTTAAATCCCTGGGTCGCTCGCAGATCATCGTGACCGGGATGGAGGCCCATGTCTGTGTCTACCAGACGGTGCTCGGCCTGCTCGACGCCGGCTACCACGTGCACCTGGTACGCGACGCCATCATCTCCCGGGGCAAAATCGACTACTTGAACGCCCTGGAAAACGCCGCCCGCGCCGGGGCCACCGTGACCACTGCCGAGACCGCGCTGTTTCAATTGATGGGCGCCTCCACCGCGCCGGAGTTCAAGGCGATCTCGGCCCTGGTGAAAAACCGCTGA
- the tesB gene encoding acyl-CoA thioesterase II, which yields MKNLVQDLVKHLTLERLEENLFRGESRDVGQKSVFGGQVLGQALMAAARTVEGRQAHSLHGYFLLPGDPRAPIVYDVERIRDGRSFTTRRVVAIQHGRAIFNMAASFQIREQGVEHQAQMPEVPGPEGLADKAELGRRAAERASGRVRRFLLQPRPIEFRPVAPDDPLEPEPRPPQRQLWLRAAAALPDDPALHQAVLAYASDFSLLGTAFLPHGLSFLQRQVQAASLDHAMWFHREFRLDDWLLYAMDSPSAGNARGLCRGSIFTRDGKLVASVAQEGLIRKVDDHGE from the coding sequence ATGAAAAACCTGGTTCAGGACCTGGTCAAACACCTCACCTTGGAGCGGCTCGAGGAGAATCTGTTCCGCGGCGAAAGCCGCGACGTCGGCCAGAAAAGCGTCTTCGGCGGCCAGGTGCTCGGCCAGGCGCTGATGGCCGCTGCCCGTACCGTGGAGGGGCGCCAGGCCCATTCGCTGCACGGCTACTTTCTGCTCCCCGGCGACCCGCGGGCGCCCATCGTCTACGACGTGGAGCGCATCCGCGATGGACGCAGCTTCACCACCCGCCGGGTGGTGGCCATCCAGCACGGGCGGGCGATTTTCAACATGGCGGCCTCCTTCCAGATCCGCGAGCAGGGGGTGGAGCACCAGGCGCAGATGCCCGAGGTTCCTGGGCCCGAGGGGTTGGCGGACAAGGCCGAACTCGGCCGGCGTGCCGCCGAAAGGGCCTCGGGCCGGGTGAGGCGCTTTCTGCTGCAGCCGCGGCCCATCGAGTTTCGCCCGGTGGCGCCCGACGATCCCCTCGAGCCCGAGCCCCGTCCCCCGCAGCGCCAGCTCTGGCTGCGCGCCGCCGCGGCCCTGCCCGATGACCCGGCCCTGCACCAGGCGGTGCTGGCCTACGCATCGGATTTCTCCCTGCTCGGCACGGCCTTTCTCCCCCACGGCCTGTCCTTTCTGCAGCGCCAGGTGCAGGCGGCCAGCCTCGACCATGCCATGTGGTTTCACCGGGAGTTTCGCCTGGACGATTGGCTGCTCTACGCCATGGACAGCCCCAGCGCCGGCAACGCCCGGGGGCTTTGCCGGGGGAGCATTTTTACCCGCGATGGCAAGCTGGTGGCCTCGGTGGCCCAGGAGGGCCTGATCCGCAAGGTCGACGACCATGGAGAATGA
- a CDS encoding YkgJ family cysteine cluster protein, whose amino-acid sequence MENEVFQDRRSAWAGLKADLGRQHGQFDQSCREWLGRYSDAGGRIWCARGCRGCCNLAVNATFSEALLAAEVLTAAQDASLGEHVERLRQMLPEAGDLKSYLRLHRRKVGFCPFLTEDGACGIYASRPFSCRSLLSTRNSDWCAVDFGDLHPLEKQAFLSGLDREVVAYPTHYVAATQGLGAQMEAEATRRMLETFGVALTGNFAVLVYLEKKHGLSRVVADGAGRVEELLAEAGMEHPFLVSLKVFPG is encoded by the coding sequence ATGGAGAATGAAGTGTTTCAGGACCGCAGGTCGGCATGGGCCGGACTCAAAGCCGACCTCGGGCGGCAACATGGACAATTTGACCAGAGCTGCCGTGAGTGGCTTGGGCGCTACTCCGACGCCGGCGGCCGGATCTGGTGCGCGCGGGGGTGCCGCGGTTGCTGCAACCTGGCGGTCAACGCCACCTTCAGCGAGGCGCTGCTGGCAGCCGAGGTGCTGACCGCAGCCCAGGACGCCTCCCTGGGCGAACACGTGGAACGCCTGCGGCAGATGCTGCCGGAGGCCGGCGATTTGAAATCCTATCTGCGTCTGCACCGGCGTAAGGTCGGGTTCTGTCCCTTTCTCACCGAAGACGGGGCTTGTGGCATCTACGCCAGCCGGCCTTTTTCCTGCCGCTCACTGCTTTCCACCCGCAACAGCGACTGGTGCGCCGTCGATTTCGGCGATCTGCACCCCCTGGAGAAGCAGGCCTTTCTGAGCGGGCTCGACCGGGAGGTGGTGGCCTATCCGACCCATTATGTCGCGGCCACTCAGGGCCTCGGCGCGCAAATGGAAGCCGAGGCGACTCGGCGGATGCTGGAGACCTTCGGGGTTGCGTTGACCGGGAACTTCGCGGTGCTGGTCTACCTGGAAAAGAAGCATGGGCTGAGCCGGGTTGTTGCAGATGGGGCGGGGAGGGTGGAGGAGTTGCTTGCGGAAGCGGGGATGGAGCATCCGTTTCTGGTCAGCTTGAAAGTTTTTCCAGGCTGA
- the lysM gene encoding peptidoglycan-binding protein LysM translates to MALLDFVKDAGEKLFDLFSGASEEKNKEAANKLTQVISGLGLRADNLMIRFKDGIASISGTAPSQEEKEKILLAVGNTQGVAKVDDQLKVAKHEPEANFYTVKSGDTLSRISKSVYGDPNKYMLIFEANKPLLKDPNKIYPGQMLRIPPLH, encoded by the coding sequence ATGGCACTTCTGGATTTCGTGAAGGACGCCGGCGAGAAGCTCTTCGACCTCTTCTCCGGTGCAAGCGAAGAAAAAAACAAGGAAGCCGCGAACAAATTGACCCAGGTGATCAGCGGGCTCGGCCTGCGGGCCGACAATCTGATGATCCGGTTCAAGGACGGCATCGCCAGCATCAGCGGCACGGCCCCCTCCCAGGAGGAGAAGGAAAAAATCCTGCTGGCCGTGGGCAACACCCAGGGGGTGGCCAAGGTCGACGATCAGCTCAAGGTCGCCAAACATGAGCCCGAGGCGAACTTCTACACGGTGAAAAGCGGCGACACCCTGTCCCGGATCTCCAAGAGCGTCTACGGCGATCCCAACAAGTACATGCTGATCTTCGAAGCCAACAAGCCGCTGCTCAAGGACCCGAACAAGATCTACCCCGGCCAGATGCTGCGCATCCCGCCGCTGCACTAG
- a CDS encoding DUF937 domain-containing protein: protein MTWITDTLNQALGGEELRSISRQIGADEQATANALQTTLPVLIGALQRNATQSGGAEQLFQAVSQDHDGSLLDHLGYFLNHAEAGAGEEILGHLLGPRRPSVEAGLSRASGLDSRSMAKLLTILAPMVMAALGKAHRNGQLDSRGINDLLNQEAQAVEQQNPQAMGVLSRLLDADNDGDVDMGDLVRHGFGLLRRILH, encoded by the coding sequence ATGACGTGGATTACGGACACTCTCAACCAGGCCCTGGGCGGCGAGGAACTGAGATCCATCAGCCGCCAAATCGGCGCCGATGAACAGGCCACGGCCAATGCCCTGCAGACCACCCTGCCGGTGCTCATCGGCGCCCTGCAACGCAATGCCACGCAAAGCGGGGGGGCCGAACAGCTTTTCCAGGCCGTCTCCCAGGATCACGACGGCAGCCTGCTCGACCACCTCGGCTATTTCCTCAATCATGCGGAAGCGGGTGCCGGCGAGGAAATCCTTGGGCACCTCCTGGGGCCCAGGCGGCCCAGTGTGGAGGCCGGTCTTAGCAGGGCCAGCGGCCTCGATTCGAGGTCCATGGCCAAACTGCTGACCATTCTTGCGCCGATGGTCATGGCCGCCCTGGGCAAGGCCCATCGCAACGGTCAACTCGACTCCCGCGGCATCAACGACCTGCTCAACCAGGAAGCTCAGGCGGTCGAGCAGCAGAACCCCCAGGCCATGGGGGTCCTCAGCCGCCTGCTCGATGCCGACAATGACGGCGATGTGGATATGGGCGACCTGGTACGACACGGCTTCGGGCTGCTGCGCAGAATCCTGCATTGA
- a CDS encoding flagellar basal body rod C-terminal domain-containing protein, which produces MIKSMDTSVSGLRAMAGKLAVHADNIANAASDGFKKSRTILAETEAGGVTARVEKVQEPGPVIQETSGERELSNVDLAEEAVAIIPTKAFYTANLKVLETSDQMIGSLIDIKG; this is translated from the coding sequence ATGATCAAGTCAATGGATACCAGCGTTTCCGGACTCCGGGCAATGGCGGGCAAACTGGCAGTTCACGCCGACAACATCGCCAATGCCGCCAGCGACGGCTTCAAGAAAAGCCGCACCATCCTCGCCGAAACCGAGGCCGGAGGCGTTACGGCCCGGGTTGAGAAGGTTCAGGAGCCAGGACCGGTGATTCAGGAAACATCCGGCGAGCGGGAATTGTCCAACGTCGATCTGGCCGAGGAGGCCGTCGCCATCATCCCCACCAAGGCCTTCTACACAGCCAATCTCAAAGTACTTGAGACCTCCGATCAAATGATCGGGTCCCTGATCGACATCAAAGGGTGA